The genomic DNA TTACACCCAGACTGCACTCTAACGAATAACTTCAAGGGAAAACTTTGTTTTGGATGTTTGTTTGTTACTCAGGTTTCAAAGAACACATTCTTCTTTTCTGTGCTCATTGgaggttttgttcattttagtcCACCTTTCTTTGTTGTTCAGATGGAGACGATGTGGTCTTAGAAAACGGTACTTTCAGCTGGTCTGCGGAGGGCGCTCCATGTCTCAAACGGTATGTGtctaaaaaaaaggttttttaaaaaatctgcaaaaaaaaaaaaaaaaaaaaaaaaaaaaaagagacttaTAGGACAATTCCTGTCATTGCTGACAGGATCGACGTCCGTGTGCCACGAGGTTCCCTAGTTGCTGTGGTTGGACATGTAGGCAGTGGAAAGTCTTCTTTGTTGTCCGCCATGCTCGgggaaacagagaaaagaagtgGCCAAGTTTCTGTCAAGGTACTGAGCTTATGTTCCATGTACAAGATCTATTCATAGCTTGTGGttacatttaataaatattGATGGTCTCTGTTTTGACTTCTGTCTTCAGGGCTCTGTAGCGTACGTCCCCCAGCAGGCCTGGATCCAGAACGCCACAGTTCAAGACAACATCATATTTGGCCGTGAGAAGCTGAAAACATGGTACCACCGTGTGCTGGAGGCTTGCGCCCTGCTGCCTGACCTCGACATCCTACCTGCTGGAGATGCCACAGAAATTGGAGAGAAGGTAAGcaaaatccaaaatatttttttttgatgtcTGTGGTTTGAGTTATGTCTTaaattttgtaatgtttttgtccaTGAAGGGACTGAACCTCTCAGGCGGGCAAAAGCAGAGAGTCAGTCTGGCCAGGGCTGTCTACAGAAAGGCTGATGTATACCTTCTGGATGATCCGCTGTCTGCTGTAGATGCACATGTGGGCCAGCACATCTTTGATAAAGTCATTGGACCGAAAGGAGTCCTTAGAGACAAGGTAATAGCATACAAAACCTACAAAGTGCAGTCCAGCCTGGCGAGCTCTGCTGCAAAGAGCCACAACATGGTTTTACAACACCTAAACCGCTTACAAGCACATGCTCTGTGCTATTGTTTCCATAATATGGAAACCACCACTTTGCTgacacttttgtttttaacaaagCCTCAATTTAATGTTGGATTGTGCTTACATCCTATTTTTCTGACTTGTGTGGTTTGTTTCACAGACCCGCATTCTGGTGACCCATGGGATGAGTTTCCTGCCGCAGGCTGACCTCATCCTGGTCCTGGTAGATGGAGAAATCACAGAGAGTGGCTCCTACCAGGAGCTCCTCAGCCGCCATGGTGCCTTTGCTGACTTCATCCACACTTTTGCAAGCACAGAGCGAAAAGAGAGTGCTATACAAAGAGGTACAGAGACATTTCAGAACTAAGTTCAAACAACCGTGTTCTCTATTAATTCTTTCAAAATCACTTATCAAATGACAATTAACGTGTCCTTTTCATGTAGCTGGTTCCAGGAGGTCCAATGCTCGTCTCAGCATGGTAGATTTCATGCCATTTTCAAGAGACCTGTCGCAGGAGCAGCTCATTGGGTACGTAAAGAAACATGCAAACTGTCGTAAAGATGTTCGGAATCCGAAACATCTTTTCATGAaactgacctctgacctctgatcTTCCATTATTCTCCAGGGGGGACACCACTAATACCAACCTGCAGAATATGGAGCCTGTTTCTGAAACAGACCAAGAGCAGGTACCAGAGGACTTGGGCAAGCTGACAGAGGTCGACAAGGCACGCACTGGGAGAGTAAGTCTGAAATGGCCATTGATTTCACTTATAATGATGTGAAATTAGGCAACAGGGAAACAATTCTGCAGTTTCCCTCTGCTCTACTGAAATTTTAGTGTCTTCTAGGTCATCGTTCTGGTTTTACAGTCAGCAATTTTACTCTTTTGGTTCATTCTGTACACAGTGTGTTATTTTCAGCAGCTGTTCTTagtaaaaaagtaataatacgCTCACTACACACGGCATGTGCTGTATCAGATAGCATTTAACAACTGAAGAGTCACACATTTCCTTTAAAGGGTTGTGAAGaccaaatgcaaaactaaaattAGAGGAAATATTAGACTTCTTTTCATCAGATGACCAGGAACATAACTTCTAATGCATGCTTATATTCCTCCATGTTTACCTGATAGAAACACAAGCAACTGCTTGCTAATCATATAATGTTTAAAGGTCCTAATTTGTTAGTGTTTTGTTTACAACTTGTTTTCACTGTCCCAAAGTGGccaaaaaacttgaaaaatctaaaattgttgattttagattttagaaCAATGCCAAAGTTCTTGAATTACTTGGGACTGACTGGGACTTTCTGTGTTCTTCTGCAACAGGTGAGGTTGGAAATGTACAAGAAGTACTTTAAGACCATCGGCTTGGCGATCATCATTCCCATCGTCTTCCTGTATGCCTTCCAGCAGGGCGCCTCTCTGGCCTACAACTACTGGCTCAGCATGTGGGCTGACGATCCAGTTGTTAATGGCACCCAGATCGATGCAGACCTGAAACTGACTGTGTTTGGGGCTCTGGGCTTTGTTCAAGGTCAGTTAGTTTTGCGTTTTAGTGGATGAACACTATTGATGCCTCCAACAGTTCACAATGGTTTGAATATATTCGACTCCAGTTTGATGAAACATCTCTCCGTTCTCTTCAGGTGTTGCGATCTTTGGTACAACCGTTGCCATCTCCATCTGCGGCATCATCGCTTCCCGCCAGTTGCACATGGACCTGTTGATCAATGTTCTGCGCTCTccaatgtcattttttgaatGCACGCCCAGTGGGAACCTCCTGAACCGCTTCGCTAAGGAAATTGATGCCATTGACTGCATGGTCCCCGAAGGCTTGAAGATGATGCTGAGCTATGTTTTTAAGCTCATGGAGGTCTGCATCATTGTGATGATGGCGACACCCTTTGCGATCGTGATCATCCTTCCTCTCGCTTTCCTCTACGCCTTTGTCCAGGTACACGTTCTTCTCAGAATATCAACTTTAATCTTGAGTTTTTTATTTGAGATCATTCTCATAAACTTGGCCGAACTAGTGCTGGGTTCCATTACTGTATGTTATTGGAaagctccgggctccaaaaccAACTGTGCTGATTTTGCCATCCACTTATATTTTGTTCCCCACCTGCTGACATGGATGTTACACACATTCACTATGAATTATGGGAAAGCCGTCACTCTTGTCTCACTCATTAAAGCCAGGTATTTTACTTTTCCACTGTGGGTTTACAGAGCTTCTACGTTGCCACATCCTGTCAGCTGCGAAGGCTGGAAGCTGTGAGCCGCTCACCCATCTACACCCACTTCAATGAGACGGTGCAGGGCGCCAGCGTCATCCGGGCCTTTGGAGAACAGTCCAGGTTCATCTTGCAGGCTAATCAGAGAGTTGACTTCAATCAAACCTCCTACTTCCCTCGATTTGTGGCCACCCGGTGAGATGAGATGTGATGATTATAAAGCACCTTTCCTTCATTTATGCATTCATTTGCTCAGTTAACAGTCTATGGTGATGATTCATAGCACTAAGATTGATTCATGTTAAGTAGTTAAGCTAAATTACTCCTGGCTTTAGTAACAAGGACACATTTTGGAGCTTGCTTGCCCACGGCTAAATCATTGTTTCATCCACAGGTGGCTGGCAGTCAATCTGGAGTTTGTAGGTAATGGTGTGGTCTTAGCCGCTGCCATTCTTTCAGTGATGGGAAAAAGCACCCTGAGCCCAGGCATCGTCGGTTTGGCCGTGTCACACTCCCTCCAGGTaagagccacacacacacaataacatatTTGTACTGGAGGTGTCCAAGTACAAGTCTTAATAACATCAGAAACAGCCATTTTCATAAaccacaaagcagcagcaggaggcaaTTAGAGGTTAAActggaaaaagtgaaaatgcaaCAGTTTGGTTCAATCAGCAAACGCACTTTCAGCTCACAAAATACAATTATCCAATCACTGCGCTGCAGGTGACTGGAATCCTGAGCTGGATTGTGCGATCCTGGACCGACGTGGAAAACAACATAGTTTCTGTGGAGAGGGTTAATGAGTACGCCGACACCGCTAAAGAGGTCAGTGTTCAAACCACACGTTCATCACAATCACTTAATCCAACATTGCACTGGAAGAAGGTGCTTTTGTTCTCTATTCACCCTTTGTTATTGTCTCATACAGGCCAGTTGGTGTATAGAGGGCAGCTCTTTGCCGCAGGCTTGGCCCCAGAAAGGCACTATAGAGTTCCAGGACTATGGGCTACAGTACCGTAAAGGCCTTGAGTTGGCTCTGAAAGGCATTACTTTGAACAttcaggagagagagaaggtgaTTCATCTTGTGggacataaaaaaatatttgcaatctTCACCAGTCTTAAACAGTTAAAGTGCTGAATAACCTAATACATAAATTctgactttctttttttcttttttaggttGGACTTGTGGGCAGGACAGGAGCTGGAAAGTCCTCACTTGCCCTGGGAATTTTCAGGATCTTAGAGGCTGCAAAGGGAAAGATTTTTATAGATGGAGTCAACATTGCCGAAATTGGACTCCATGACCTCAGATCACGCATTACTATCATTCCCCAGGTACATCAGAAACAATAACAGACACTGAGTTCTGGCTTTCATCACATAAACAATTTGCAATAGTTGCAATCCGTGTCCGGTGtaaaaagagacatttaaaGTTGTAATAATTACCAACCTGGACAGTTTTCTGATGAATAACATCTGATGTCTGTTCTCTCAGGACCCAGTGCTGTTCTCAGGCTCCCTCCGGATGAACCTTGACCCGTTTGATACCTACACAGACGAGGAGGTTTGGAGTTCATTGGAGCTCGCTCACCTGAAAAACTTTGTGTCTAATCTCCCTGACAAACTCAACTACGAATGCTCGGAGGGAGGAGAAAACCTCAGGTAAACACGACTGCACTGATACGACACGTTGCAATGCAGATACAGTGCGAGCCATTGTTTTGCGCAGTGAATTATTCTAAAGATATCTGGATACGTTGAGTCTGTGTGCAGTATGTGATTCtatccctcccttcctccccttTGTCTGTGTAGTCTGGGTCAGCGCCAGCTTGTGTGCCTCGCCAGGGCCTTGCTGAGGAAAACCAAGATCCTGGTTTTAGATGAAGCAACAGCTGCTGTGGACCTGGAGACTGACACGCTTATCCAGTCAACAATCCGCACACAGTTTGAGGACTGCACTGTGCTGACCATTGCTCACCGCCTTAACACTATCATGGACTACACTAGGTACATTATGATCCACCGTTAATCATTTAAAACTAAGCAGTGACAGTTTGGGTCATTAATTTCAAGTAATTAATTGAGTAAAAATGCCACTTGTTAATTGTTTATAGCTTCTCAAATGTAAGGATTTGTCACTTCTATCTGTTTCATAGCACTGTAGCCTGAATACctgcagacttttttttactgctggtTAGTTAGCTGGTTAAAATAAGAGCTCAGGAAACCTATAACGAGCATTTGTCGTGTTTTTTTCCTACCATTTTCTGgacaaaacagttaaaagaaatgtaattattttctaaaaGCATTCATTCGAAGTTGCAGCCTTGCAATCCCAGTTGTGGGCCTAAACACTCATTTCCCCACTGCACTGTTCCCCTCATGCATCAGGTACACTGAGAAACATTGGATCTAAACTCATGTTCCTCCTGTTTTGATTCTTCACAGAGTGATCGTCATGGACAGAGGCCACATCTCTGAGATGGACTCTCCAGCCAACCTCATCTCACAGCGGGGACAGTTCTACCGAATGTGCCGGGAAGCTGGATTGGTTTAGTTCTCTACTGGGCCTTGTTCCATGGAACTGATGACCTGGTGTACCTTACTTCTATGGCTCTCAAACACAAATGAAATCGGGCCATTCCAAGCTTTGTGGCAGCTCAAAACGCCTCTCCATGAGTGCATTGTCAATGAATCTCATAAACAGCTGCTGACGCAGTCTCTACAGTATTTGCTGGTTTTTTAATCACACAGACATGCTGTCCTAAGTCAGGAAAAGACATTGTTAACCTCAGACGATGAACATTCAAAAGAAGATATAGTGGATTGACCAGAGTCTCCAAGCTATAAATAATTGTATATAGAGTAGTGGAGTCAGTTTATTCCATTAAAGGATTATGCCAAAGGCTGGAATGAAAAAGTACCACAAATCTAAGGGATTTTCATTCTCTTTAAGGATGGGAGGTatattatttttgtagtttttgtaagTGTTTATAAAGCACATGATATATTTTTTGATGTTGTCTCAGGCTTAAACATTGATGTTTACTCACACTTTTTTAGCCTTGTATACAGAAAAAGAGGCACTTTTGTAACTGTAAATTGATAGAAATctattttgtcttcttgtccCAGAAACTGGGACAGGAAATACTCTGACACACTAACCTTCAAAAGGTTCTCTTGGCAAACGCAGGGGAAGTGAGGTTTTCACAGCCTTCAAAATCTGAGCTGGAAGCAGCCAATTTGGACCTTTTATAtgtcaggggaaaaaaagaggaaaacattgaaGTGAGCCAAGACATTAGCACTCGTCCAACTATGTTGTGGCTGttgtttatttctgtcaaagtaaacacataaaaaagtcAATAGAGACCTTGCTGGTCAGATTTAACCTGACACCGGTTGTGAAAACCACCATGAATGAAGAGAATGCCTCTTGCAAACAATGGTGATAAATCTCTGTGCGATTGTCTCTCAGCCACCACCACACTCAggccatacacacagacacagagaagatAAATATCAGTATTGTTCTTATGGTGCTGACATAACAGACTGTAAATAGTCCATGCTGACCTTTTCGCTCGATTCAAAGAAAGAACCCTATGAACTTTTCAAAGAGAAgaagcatttactgtttttgtcttACTGGTTTAGACAATATATTCTAAGAGAAACCCAAGTGTTTATTTATGTCATATGACAGAAATGTATTAAGTGTCCTTAAGAAAATGAGGATTGTAttatatttatactttttataACAAGCTTGATCATTTTCACTTgccttttactgtttaatgtaCTGTCTTGTTCCATACATCATgctggacaataaagtttatttgaatcttttgcaatgttttacttcacatttttaagtgaGTTTGGGACAAAactatgtatatatgtataattgtatttatttttttttatttttatatatatatatatatatatatatatatatatatatatatatatatatatatatatatatatatatatatatatcagagaCCTTTGGTTGACGCCCGACTCTTCATAATCAAATTACAAGACAGGCTTCAGGTCTGTCAGCATCTGAGAGCCGGACATTAAAACGACACAGGATATGAGAATATTTCTTTAGCAGCTGTGCTTTCTGTAAATACCTGAAACCAAGTCCTCTGCACACATACCTGATGATTAAATATTGCGCAAGGCAAGTCATACTTGACAAGGTCTTATAAATCTATTATGGGGAAAATTTGAGACTTCTGCTTTCTAGTGTCATCTACAGTCTTTAGGAATTCAAGCTATATCAGAGGTTATGCAGCGCTATCTTGATACAAGGACGCATGTGCATGTTTAACTTATCCCCTAATAATTGCAAGATTTTGCGATAAATATTGTGTTAATGATACATTGGCTTAATATGTCTGCTAGTAATATACTGGTGGATGTTtgtacaaagaaatacaaatacaaattgTCTGCAAGTCAACTGGGCATAAAAGCTGAGACCAAATCCTCTCTGTGTATGtgcataattaaataaatactcaGACTGACATTATTTATCAGGTTATTCAAGGGTATTAGTGCAGACAACCAAGTATGAGCTTAAATTATCCACTAATAATTGtaattctataaaaaaaaatagcacactAATCTAATGTATAGGATTAAGCTGCTGGTAGTGGTCTGTACAAAGAAATTCAATCTTTGGGTGTCTCAGGAGCTACTTAGTTGTAGTTACTGAACTCAGTCACTAGATGGCAGATGTCTATGAACAGCAGCACACACTCGTTTGTTTACACTTGTTGCAATGGCGACCATCACTGAACTGAAGTGTGGTAAGAATTCATCATTACCTACTTGTGTTGCTTAAATACTTTTTCAAATCTAAAATCAAACTACATAGACGCCACAGCAGAAGTTAGTCATTACTGCTTGCCAACATCGACTAACATTACATTAACCGCAACAGCATGACGCCCTCTGTACGGAACTCCATTCAGAAGTTGCACAACCCGGCCTACAACGTGACTCTAGTTTTCGGGAAAACAGTAGCTATAAAATGACCCACGTAGTCTCCGTCATTAAACTGTACACGTAAATTCGGCACAGTTAAATACGCAATATAGCTCCCGTAATTCTTGCTTTTTGTGAATTTCCCACTGCTCGCTAACGCTTCCGTTGCTAGCAGTTGCGAGATAACGTTAGCTAGCTGGCTAGCTTGGAGTTGAGCTAATTAGCATTCATGGGGAAAAGGTTATAAACATTGCAATGAAGTGGAGGTGGTTTTGCTATTCACATGTATTACGGTTGGAAGACCGACTTCTAATGATTTTCTTAAGAGCCTAAATCATTTCTGAAGAGCTCTATAGAGTTAACAATACCTAAGTAAATGTTAAATTTGCTAAATATTGAGTGGAGTACGGCGTGTTAGGCAATGAGCCAGTCTTTATTGCAATCATTAGCTGAATTTACTGACCTTTAAACAACAGCACACTTACAGTAGTCAGGCGGGGAGTTTCTCTCGGTAATTCTTGTATTATTTGAAAAccatttctgtacatttttagcCGTGAGGGAGACGCTGGAGGCCCGTGGTGTGCTGGGCCAGCTGAAGGCTCGTATCCGGGCGGAGGTGTTCAGCGCCCTGGACGACCAAAGAGAACCGCGGCCGCCGCTGTCACATGAAAACCTGCTGATTAACGAGCTCATCCGGGAGTATCTGGAGTTCAACAAGTACAGATACACGGCGTCAGTGCTAACAGCTGGTAGGTGAGAGGATCACAGTACAAACACAACAAGCTGGGAGTAAAATGCACGTTTTGTTAATGCGCTGAATTTACTAGCAGCCCATGCAGTGTTGCTTAAATCACTGTGATGTTGCTTTATTTATGTTAATGTAAGACAGTTAGTTCTAAATGGAATCTTTGAGGCTTTATTAGATTGATTTTTTATGCTGAATTACTGAAAACATGACCATTTTCCTCATGTACAAGCAACAGCAAACTTGATAAAAGATTCCAACTGGTGTAAAAACAGTCACTATTGTACAGTGGTGTGCAAAGTTTTTACAGCTCTTATTAACTAGAAGTAGCAATTCCATAATTTATAAATACTTGGATGCAGCTAAAAGTGATATGACAGTCAAAAACCTGTCTTTATGTCATCTACCAGCCCACACTTGAGCTCTACTTAACAGGTGCAGCTGATCTATCTGATGAGCAGGGTGAGCTGTGACCTGGTTTTTGTATAAGAATAAACCAAACAACTTTTCCTATCAATCCGTAACACTGACATAAAAGCATGTGAATATTAACAGCAAAATATATTTGAAGTAAAAGAGTATTTTTTATGCACCTAAACAGGAATTGTCACTGTTCTGTTTTTAGTTGATTGTAAAGACCAATTAAATAATGTAGCTTGCTGAGGTAAAcaatgattttactcattttatatAATGTCACATGGCTTAATTTGTTGTGTAGCAAtccattatatttatatatca from Amphiprion ocellaris isolate individual 3 ecotype Okinawa chromosome 4, ASM2253959v1, whole genome shotgun sequence includes the following:
- the cep20 gene encoding lisH domain-containing protein FOPNL; its protein translation is MATITELKCAVRETLEARGVLGQLKARIRAEVFSALDDQREPRPPLSHENLLINELIREYLEFNKYRYTASVLTAESSQPEVPLDRQFLANELKVVEDTSSKSVPLLYGLLSHFVNSSDSGGKVFLRGAAASKAPPGPDA
- the abcc6a gene encoding multidrug resistance-associated protein 1, which produces MDAFCRLSGLDPLWDWNRTWYTANPDLTQCFQNTVLVWVPCIYLWLLVPFYCLHLYCHDRGRIQMSCLCTAKMVLGFLLASFGFVEFFYILLERSQEIQQHMVFLLSPIIRSMTVILALCIIQLERIRGCRSSVFLFLFWVLAVVCSLVPLRAKIQLAMDEGIASDIVRYLAFFSYFTIQLAQLFLCCFADQPPEGKAILEKNPCPVKDASFLSKILFWWFTGLVVKGYRTPLEAEDLWTLREEDTSHKIISELQEDWTAECAKIQKQEKALASGVAMGSRLQDQAQLLRKLQKEQISGFFLLRTLARNFGPYFLTGTLCIIFHDAFMFAIPQVLSLLLGFMRDEDAPLWKGYFYATLMFLLSCLQSLFNHQYMYTCFTVGMRVKTAVMGLVYRKSLVINSSARRTCTVGEIVNLVSADTQKLMDFVVYFNAVWLAPIEIALCLFFLWQHLGPSALAGIATVILIFPLNGFIAKKRSKLQEIQMKFMDGRIRLMNEILNGIKILKFYAWEKAFLEQVLGYREKELKALKKSQILYSISIASFNSSSFLIAFAMFGVYVGLDDRNVLDAQKVFVSMALINILKTPLSQLPFAISTTMQAVVSLRRLGKYLCSEELKVDNVSKAPLSSDGDDVVLENGTFSWSAEGAPCLKRIDVRVPRGSLVAVVGHVGSGKSSLLSAMLGETEKRSGQVSVKGSVAYVPQQAWIQNATVQDNIIFGREKLKTWYHRVLEACALLPDLDILPAGDATEIGEKGLNLSGGQKQRVSLARAVYRKADVYLLDDPLSAVDAHVGQHIFDKVIGPKGVLRDKTRILVTHGMSFLPQADLILVLVDGEITESGSYQELLSRHGAFADFIHTFASTERKESAIQRAGSRRSNARLSMVDFMPFSRDLSQEQLIGGDTTNTNLQNMEPVSETDQEQVPEDLGKLTEVDKARTGRVRLEMYKKYFKTIGLAIIIPIVFLYAFQQGASLAYNYWLSMWADDPVVNGTQIDADLKLTVFGALGFVQGVAIFGTTVAISICGIIASRQLHMDLLINVLRSPMSFFECTPSGNLLNRFAKEIDAIDCMVPEGLKMMLSYVFKLMEVCIIVMMATPFAIVIILPLAFLYAFVQSFYVATSCQLRRLEAVSRSPIYTHFNETVQGASVIRAFGEQSRFILQANQRVDFNQTSYFPRFVATRWLAVNLEFVGNGVVLAAAILSVMGKSTLSPGIVGLAVSHSLQVTGILSWIVRSWTDVENNIVSVERVNEYADTAKEASWCIEGSSLPQAWPQKGTIEFQDYGLQYRKGLELALKGITLNIQEREKVGLVGRTGAGKSSLALGIFRILEAAKGKIFIDGVNIAEIGLHDLRSRITIIPQDPVLFSGSLRMNLDPFDTYTDEEVWSSLELAHLKNFVSNLPDKLNYECSEGGENLSLGQRQLVCLARALLRKTKILVLDEATAAVDLETDTLIQSTIRTQFEDCTVLTIAHRLNTIMDYTRVIVMDRGHISEMDSPANLISQRGQFYRMCREAGLV